A genomic segment from Flexistipes sp. encodes:
- a CDS encoding ABC transporter ATP-binding protein codes for MSLLKVDNINVSYGEIQVVFDLSLQIKEGEIISIIGANGAGKSTLLKTISGMLEPIAGTIEFDNEIISKLEPHEIVEKGLIHVPEGRRLFSLMSVYENLEIGAYSKNAEKHFKDSIEEVFKLFPRLQERKKQLAVTLSGGEQQMVAIGRGIMGYPKLMMLDEPSLGLAPLLKKDIFTTISKISKEYGTTILLVEQDVINSLAISDRAYVMEHGQFVIEGSPDDLMDNPEIKKAYLGL; via the coding sequence ATGTCGCTGCTAAAAGTTGATAATATAAATGTATCATACGGAGAAATACAGGTAGTTTTTGATTTATCGCTTCAAATAAAAGAAGGTGAGATTATAAGTATTATCGGTGCTAACGGCGCCGGTAAGTCCACGTTGTTAAAGACTATCTCAGGAATGTTGGAACCAATTGCTGGTACTATTGAATTTGACAATGAGATAATCAGTAAGCTGGAACCTCACGAAATAGTGGAAAAAGGGCTTATTCATGTACCTGAAGGCAGGAGGCTTTTTTCTTTAATGAGTGTATATGAAAATTTGGAGATAGGCGCATACAGTAAGAATGCGGAAAAACATTTTAAAGATAGCATCGAGGAAGTATTTAAACTGTTCCCGAGATTACAGGAACGAAAGAAACAATTAGCTGTTACTTTGAGCGGAGGAGAACAACAGATGGTTGCTATCGGAAGGGGTATTATGGGATATCCAAAATTAATGATGCTGGATGAGCCGTCTCTGGGATTGGCACCATTGTTAAAAAAAGACATATTTACTACAATCAGTAAGATTTCCAAAGAATACGGAACGACAATACTTCTTGTTGAGCAGGATGTTATTAACTCATTAGCAATCAGTGACAGAGCATATGTAATGGAGCACGGTCAGTTTGTAATTGAAGGCTCACCCGATGATTTGATGGATAATCCTGAAATTAAGAAAGCATATCTGGGACTGTAG
- a CDS encoding ABC transporter ATP-binding protein, translated as MGLLKIKDLTKKFGGLVAVNSVNMEINEKQIVGIIGPNGAGKTTLFNCIAGALPPSSGSILFDNKETGGKKPFEICQSGISRTFQVVKPFRSKTVLYNTMVGAFAQTNFLHEAEKIALDVLKFLNLYDKKDILAKNLTLPELKRLELCRSLATDPKILLLDEVMAGLRPSEVAQMLPIIKKINNSGITIIIVEHIMQVIMNLSENIYVMNFGKIIAEGEPHLIAADEEVIKAYLGDEYVAAKS; from the coding sequence ATGGGACTGCTTAAGATAAAGGATTTGACAAAAAAGTTCGGCGGGTTAGTTGCAGTTAATTCTGTAAATATGGAAATAAATGAGAAGCAAATTGTCGGGATAATTGGCCCTAACGGAGCAGGAAAGACAACATTGTTTAATTGTATTGCCGGGGCATTACCCCCGAGTTCCGGTAGTATATTGTTTGATAATAAAGAGACAGGAGGGAAGAAGCCTTTTGAAATATGCCAGTCAGGCATATCCCGGACGTTTCAGGTGGTAAAACCTTTTAGATCGAAAACAGTCCTTTACAACACAATGGTAGGAGCTTTTGCTCAGACAAATTTTTTGCATGAAGCAGAAAAAATCGCTCTGGATGTGTTAAAATTTCTTAATCTTTATGACAAAAAGGATATTCTTGCAAAAAACTTAACACTTCCGGAGCTAAAAAGACTTGAATTATGCCGCTCTTTAGCCACAGATCCTAAGATCCTTTTGCTGGATGAGGTTATGGCAGGCCTCAGACCTTCAGAAGTAGCTCAAATGCTGCCGATTATAAAAAAGATAAACAATTCGGGAATTACGATAATAATTGTCGAGCATATAATGCAAGTGATAATGAATTTATCGGAAAATATCTATGTTATGAATTTCGGTAAAATTATAGCTGAAGGAGAACCGCATTTAATTGCTGCAGATGAAGAGGTTATAAAAGCTTATTTAGGAGATGAATATGTCGCTGCTAAAAGTTGA
- a CDS encoding branched-chain amino acid ABC transporter permease: MFKLLINQKPIIKIMALTILVIVFVLPLFISSPTVMQILILIVFYAYLTSCWNFVGGFAGVLPLGHAAFVGIGAYTSTALYLTYGLSPWFGMIFGGIVAAIAGIIIGLPTLRLRGAYFALATIAVGEGMRVLFENIERIGPFEIRGPKGLLINLVSGNSFSHFQFSSKYPYFYIILIMLIFVLLLTYIMMNSKVGYYLAAAGEDPEASESLGIKVSRYKLIAMILSCFFTALGGTFYAQLMLYFYPKSIFGLNLSFEIAFIALIGGRGTILGPVLGALLLRPIGEITRIYLSSSLPGLHLIIYGLILVIVMRYQPRGIIEPISKLIKKYIIDPFDKTQSGDKESTFIDNK, from the coding sequence ATGTTTAAACTTTTAATAAATCAGAAACCAATTATTAAAATTATGGCATTAACTATTTTGGTTATAGTTTTTGTTCTGCCTTTGTTTATAAGTAGTCCAACAGTAATGCAAATCTTAATTTTAATTGTTTTTTATGCATATTTAACATCCTGCTGGAATTTTGTAGGAGGGTTTGCAGGAGTTTTGCCATTGGGGCATGCGGCTTTTGTTGGCATCGGTGCATATACTTCCACCGCTCTGTATTTAACATATGGTTTGAGTCCTTGGTTCGGTATGATTTTCGGAGGAATTGTGGCAGCTATTGCGGGGATTATAATAGGTCTGCCGACATTAAGGCTAAGAGGGGCATATTTTGCCTTGGCTACAATTGCAGTCGGTGAAGGAATGCGCGTGCTGTTTGAAAATATTGAAAGAATAGGTCCTTTTGAAATAAGAGGTCCGAAAGGTTTGTTGATAAATTTGGTTAGCGGCAATTCATTTTCTCATTTTCAGTTTTCAAGCAAATATCCATATTTTTATATCATATTGATAATGCTTATTTTTGTATTACTTTTAACTTATATCATGATGAATTCAAAAGTTGGATATTATTTAGCTGCAGCCGGAGAGGACCCTGAAGCATCAGAGTCATTAGGTATAAAGGTTTCGAGATACAAACTCATTGCAATGATATTAAGTTGTTTTTTCACAGCACTTGGAGGAACATTTTACGCACAGTTGATGTTGTATTTTTATCCAAAATCAATTTTTGGGCTTAATCTTTCTTTTGAAATAGCTTTTATTGCCCTTATTGGCGGACGCGGAACAATTTTAGGTCCTGTATTGGGTGCACTTTTGCTAAGACCTATTGGTGAAATAACGAGAATTTACCTTTCAAGCTCTCTGCCCGGTTTACATCTTATAATATATGGGCTGATTTTAGTTATCGTTATGCGTTATCAACCCAGGGGTATAATAGAGCCTATTTCTAAGCTTATAAAAAAGTACATAATTGATCCATTTGATAAAACACAATCTGGAGACAAAGAAAGTACTTTCATTGATAATAAATAA
- a CDS encoding branched-chain amino acid ABC transporter permease — protein MISYVEALLNGILMGSIYGLAAVGLTLIFGVMKVINFAHGSVLMVGMFAAYWFVKLTGVNPYLSLFVVVPFMFFFGYFLQQFVIKPTFEAEKNVREPITVIIVTTGVWYILDNLALLLFGAEYRVVKTSVTGNIVEIFNMYFLLPKIIGFGVTVLVGIYFFWFLKYSKMGKAIRATSLDREAASLMGIKQSKIYNISFGLGCALCGVAGCILVPFYYVYPTVGVTFDIKSFIIVVLGGLGSISGAILGGIIVGVIETLGAQFMAATWTELLVYIVFLIVLFVRPSGLFGLKQDF, from the coding sequence ATGATTAGTTATGTTGAAGCATTACTTAACGGTATACTTATGGGTTCCATATATGGATTAGCTGCAGTGGGTTTAACACTTATTTTCGGTGTCATGAAAGTCATAAACTTTGCCCATGGCTCTGTTTTGATGGTCGGTATGTTTGCAGCTTATTGGTTTGTTAAGCTTACCGGAGTAAATCCATACTTATCACTTTTTGTTGTTGTGCCTTTCATGTTTTTTTTCGGTTACTTTTTGCAACAATTTGTTATTAAACCGACATTTGAGGCAGAAAAAAATGTCAGAGAACCCATAACCGTTATTATAGTTACAACCGGTGTATGGTATATTCTTGATAATTTGGCTCTGTTGCTTTTCGGGGCTGAGTACCGTGTAGTTAAAACAAGTGTTACCGGTAATATCGTTGAAATCTTTAATATGTACTTTTTATTGCCCAAAATTATTGGTTTTGGGGTAACAGTTTTAGTAGGAATTTATTTCTTTTGGTTTCTGAAATATTCAAAAATGGGCAAAGCAATAAGAGCTACCAGTCTGGACAGGGAAGCTGCGTCTCTTATGGGTATCAAACAATCAAAAATTTATAACATTTCTTTTGGGCTGGGATGTGCACTTTGTGGTGTTGCAGGCTGTATTTTGGTGCCTTTTTATTATGTATATCCGACTGTTGGCGTTACTTTTGATATTAAGTCGTTCATAATAGTTGTTTTGGGAGGACTGGGAAGTATAAGCGGAGCAATTCTCGGCGGAATAATCGTGGGCGTTATTGAAACTTTAGGGGCGCAATTTATGGCGGCTACATGGACAGAACTGTTAGTGTATATAGTATTTTTGATTGTTTTATTTGTAAGACCGTCCGGTCTTTTTGGGCTTAAGCAGGATTTTTAA
- a CDS encoding ABC transporter substrate-binding protein, with protein MFGSAFAASNTVKIGNIIPLSGPSASVGIQGKQAREMAVREINAAGGIKSLGGAKLELIFADSKSEPTTGVTEAERLINSENVDILTGCWNSAVTYPTSQVAERYKIPFIVPVSVRDTITERGFEYIFRIAAKDSWWVRDQFSFLDDMQKEFDVDVKRVAFVYENGDWGTGFAEKWRKLAEDRGYDIVLDEPYPSTASDLTPVVIKLKRVNPDVVFLVSNASDAILLTNTIAEMDVNPKAIITSGGGHADPSFLEATGKNSEYMFDIVEWETDLNRPGLKETNAKFKKEYGQNLTGEAVDAYISMYLIKEALEKAGTTNPQKLKDVLRDINYCDGKAKMLAYDCINFDESGQNQNAMPVIVQVRERNGEMKRLTVWPKNVRHEGYTPVFPQPAK; from the coding sequence ATGTTCGGATCAGCATTTGCAGCAAGCAATACGGTTAAGATCGGGAATATAATTCCTCTTTCCGGCCCGTCTGCCTCGGTAGGCATTCAAGGTAAACAGGCCAGGGAAATGGCTGTTAGAGAAATTAATGCTGCAGGAGGTATTAAGTCTCTGGGCGGTGCCAAACTGGAACTCATTTTTGCTGACAGTAAAAGTGAGCCGACCACAGGTGTAACGGAGGCTGAGCGCCTTATTAATTCTGAAAATGTGGATATATTAACAGGCTGCTGGAATTCTGCCGTTACTTATCCCACATCTCAGGTCGCTGAAAGGTACAAAATCCCTTTTATTGTACCGGTGTCCGTCAGGGATACTATTACGGAGAGAGGTTTTGAATATATTTTCCGTATTGCAGCAAAAGATTCATGGTGGGTACGTGACCAATTTTCTTTTTTGGATGATATGCAAAAAGAATTTGATGTTGATGTAAAAAGAGTGGCTTTTGTTTATGAGAACGGTGACTGGGGAACAGGGTTCGCTGAAAAATGGCGTAAACTTGCTGAAGACAGAGGATACGATATCGTTTTGGATGAGCCTTACCCAAGTACAGCCAGTGATTTAACCCCGGTTGTAATTAAGCTGAAGCGTGTAAATCCTGATGTAGTATTTCTGGTTTCCAATGCTTCTGATGCTATTCTATTGACCAATACCATTGCTGAAATGGATGTGAATCCTAAAGCAATTATAACAAGTGGCGGCGGTCATGCTGACCCTTCTTTTCTTGAAGCAACCGGCAAAAACTCCGAATACATGTTTGATATAGTTGAGTGGGAAACAGATCTTAACAGACCCGGTTTAAAGGAGACAAATGCCAAGTTTAAGAAAGAATACGGGCAGAACCTGACTGGTGAAGCTGTTGATGCCTATATTTCAATGTATCTTATTAAAGAAGCACTGGAAAAAGCCGGTACAACAAATCCTCAAAAACTCAAAGATGTGCTAAGAGATATCAATTATTGTGACGGAAAAGCGAAAATGTTGGCCTATGACTGTATAAATTTTGATGAAAGCGGCCAAAATCAAAACGCTATGCCGGTCATTGTGCAAGTCAGAGAAAGAAATGGAGAAATGAAAAGGCTGACAGTGTGGCCTAAAAATGTCAGGCATGAGGGATACACACCCGTTTTTCCGCAGCCTGCAAAATAA
- a CDS encoding aldehyde ferredoxin oxidoreductase family protein, with product MNIFFKKYLYINLNDEIYEEFSIDEEILRSYGGGKGLGTYLLYNLNPVGVDPFDSDNHIIINTGPADDLKVWGSSRFGIYTKSPLTNCYLDSTSGGHLSKYISRTGYDAIVIKGKSQSPVWLEITDENIGFHDASDLWGKDTYISEDTLKSKAGSDKCGAIVIGPAGENLCKFSLIENDYWRSLGRGGAGAVMGSKKIKGVVFYGNQRRQAGNQEKIDELYSYYRQKSKTDETVLKYRKYGTPAGVKLLNDKGAFPTKYWHKGVFEKNENITAEKMQEVLDVKPKACEKCFIACGKLSKTKEGSKYPGLVVEGPEYETIYALGGLCCIDDIEDILYLNDLCDRYGIDTITAGNIIAFAMEASSLGKTKEKYEYGNTKHAADLIEKIVFKKGIGEVLSEGIVFASKYFGLEDLAIHNKGLEPAGYDPRMLPGTALGYAVSMRGGCHLRSGFYKAELSNYSKPEDLDDKAYHVADWEDRFCVQDTLIICRFFRDLYWWDETVELFRVIYGDESISKEELKDMSKRIHALAKKFNIRENPDNIDSLDKLPKRLFKEKLENGSVMNQNVFDKLKSEYYKLRGWDERGIPVDNL from the coding sequence ATGAATATCTTTTTCAAAAAATACCTTTATATAAATCTGAACGATGAAATTTATGAAGAATTTTCTATAGATGAAGAGATATTAAGAAGTTATGGCGGCGGAAAAGGGTTAGGTACTTATCTCCTTTACAACTTGAACCCCGTAGGAGTGGATCCTTTTGATTCGGATAATCATATTATTATCAATACCGGACCGGCTGATGATTTGAAGGTGTGGGGTTCTTCAAGGTTTGGAATCTACACAAAAAGTCCTTTGACGAATTGTTATCTCGACTCAACCTCGGGCGGTCATTTGTCCAAATATATTTCAAGAACAGGTTATGATGCAATTGTAATAAAAGGTAAGAGTCAGAGTCCGGTTTGGCTTGAAATAACTGATGAAAATATCGGGTTTCACGATGCAAGCGATTTATGGGGCAAGGATACTTATATTTCTGAAGACACTTTAAAAAGTAAGGCCGGCAGTGATAAGTGCGGAGCCATTGTTATAGGACCTGCCGGTGAAAACCTATGCAAGTTTAGTTTGATAGAAAATGACTATTGGAGAAGTTTGGGCAGAGGCGGTGCTGGTGCAGTTATGGGAAGTAAAAAAATAAAGGGCGTAGTTTTTTATGGTAATCAAAGAAGACAAGCTGGAAACCAGGAAAAAATCGACGAACTGTACTCTTATTACAGGCAAAAAAGCAAGACAGATGAAACAGTACTTAAATACAGGAAATACGGTACACCTGCTGGGGTTAAACTGTTAAATGACAAGGGAGCGTTTCCAACTAAATATTGGCACAAAGGTGTTTTTGAAAAGAATGAAAATATTACTGCTGAAAAAATGCAGGAAGTCTTGGATGTAAAACCCAAGGCCTGTGAGAAATGTTTCATAGCCTGCGGGAAATTGAGCAAAACAAAAGAAGGAAGCAAATACCCGGGGTTAGTTGTCGAGGGGCCGGAATATGAAACAATTTATGCTTTAGGTGGTTTGTGCTGCATAGACGATATTGAAGACATTTTATATTTAAATGATTTGTGTGACAGGTACGGTATAGACACAATTACTGCAGGAAACATTATTGCCTTTGCTATGGAAGCGTCCTCTTTAGGCAAGACTAAAGAAAAATATGAGTACGGTAACACAAAGCATGCAGCTGATTTAATTGAAAAGATTGTATTTAAGAAAGGCATCGGGGAGGTATTGAGTGAAGGAATTGTTTTTGCATCTAAATATTTTGGATTAGAAGATTTGGCGATTCATAATAAAGGACTTGAGCCGGCCGGCTACGATCCAAGGATGCTGCCGGGGACTGCTCTGGGATATGCCGTTTCGATGAGGGGCGGTTGTCACTTAAGAAGCGGATTTTACAAAGCTGAACTTTCAAATTACTCAAAACCTGAGGATCTTGATGATAAAGCCTATCATGTAGCTGACTGGGAAGACAGGTTTTGTGTTCAGGATACCCTGATAATTTGCCGGTTTTTCAGAGATCTCTATTGGTGGGATGAAACAGTTGAACTTTTCAGAGTTATTTATGGAGATGAATCGATTTCCAAAGAAGAGCTGAAAGATATGTCAAAACGGATTCATGCGTTGGCCAAAAAATTTAATATTAGAGAAAATCCAGATAATATTGATAGCTTGGATAAGCTTCCCAAACGCTTGTTCAAAGAAAAGTTGGAGAATGGCAGTGTTATGAATCAGAACGTTTTCGATAAATTGAAAAGTGAATATTACAAATTAAGAGGCTGGGATGAAAGGGGCATTCCAGTTGATAATTTGTAA
- the gabT gene encoding 4-aminobutyrate--2-oxoglutarate transaminase yields MLKGTELASIKFSQSEKTEELFNRKAKYVSDGVSNIIPISIKQAKGSVIEDVEGNIYLDFYAGIGVTTAGHCPEPVIESIKKQSSRLLHSCFMVTMYDSYINLAEKLVAITPGNHEKKAMFVNSGAEAVENAIKIARAATGRQGIVSFESGYHGRTLLTMSLTSKVKPYKYEFGPFAPEIYKVPFPNTYNGILNVSESEAAEEYLKYFERFFISEVDPSDIAAIILEPVQGEGGFNIPPKGYWKGLRKLCDKHGILLIADEVQTGFARTGKMFAVEHFEVVPDIITLAKTIASGMPLSAVVGNKKIMDAIGPGRIGGTFGGNPVACEAALATINYIEENNLTKKSEEIGNLIVEKLKKLQQRYSEIGDVRNLGAMIGIEFVKDPEKKSPNKEVVGKIITECLKNGLIIISAGIYGNVIRFLPPLVLTEDQLKQGISIFEEAVHKILGEK; encoded by the coding sequence ATGTTGAAGGGAACAGAGTTAGCGTCGATAAAATTTTCACAAAGTGAGAAAACCGAAGAGTTATTCAATAGGAAAGCAAAATATGTTTCGGACGGTGTTTCCAACATTATTCCAATATCCATAAAGCAAGCAAAAGGAAGTGTTATTGAAGATGTGGAAGGAAACATATATCTGGATTTCTATGCCGGAATAGGAGTAACTACTGCCGGTCACTGCCCTGAACCGGTAATTGAATCCATAAAAAAACAATCAAGCAGACTTTTACATTCTTGTTTCATGGTAACGATGTACGATTCTTATATAAATCTGGCTGAGAAACTTGTTGCTATAACGCCTGGAAACCATGAAAAAAAAGCAATGTTTGTAAACAGTGGGGCAGAAGCTGTTGAAAATGCCATTAAAATAGCAAGGGCGGCAACCGGCAGACAGGGGATAGTCAGCTTCGAGTCCGGTTATCATGGCAGAACTCTCCTAACAATGTCACTTACCAGTAAAGTGAAGCCTTATAAATATGAATTCGGTCCTTTTGCTCCTGAAATATACAAAGTTCCTTTTCCAAATACATACAATGGAATCCTGAATGTGTCGGAATCAGAAGCTGCAGAAGAATATCTGAAGTATTTTGAACGTTTCTTTATCTCTGAAGTTGATCCTTCCGATATTGCTGCAATTATTTTGGAACCTGTGCAGGGCGAAGGCGGTTTCAATATACCTCCCAAAGGTTATTGGAAAGGCCTGAGAAAGTTATGTGATAAGCACGGCATTCTTCTTATTGCTGATGAAGTTCAAACCGGTTTTGCACGTACCGGTAAAATGTTTGCCGTTGAACACTTTGAGGTTGTTCCGGACATCATTACCCTTGCAAAGACAATTGCTTCCGGTATGCCTTTGAGCGCAGTTGTTGGCAATAAGAAAATAATGGATGCAATAGGCCCCGGACGCATCGGAGGAACATTTGGAGGCAATCCGGTGGCATGTGAGGCTGCTCTTGCCACTATTAACTATATTGAAGAAAACAACCTCACTAAAAAGTCTGAAGAGATCGGTAACTTAATTGTTGAGAAGTTAAAAAAATTACAACAGAGATACTCTGAAATAGGTGATGTTAGGAATTTAGGGGCAATGATAGGTATAGAGTTTGTTAAAGATCCTGAAAAAAAATCTCCTAATAAAGAAGTTGTCGGAAAAATTATTACGGAATGTTTAAAGAATGGTTTGATAATAATTAGTGCCGGAATTTACGGTAACGTAATAAGATTCCTTCCCCCGCTGGTTTTAACCGAAGATCAACTGAAGCAGGGAATCAGTATTTTCGAAGAAGCTGTCCATAAAATTTTAGGGGAAAAATAA
- a CDS encoding sigma-54-dependent transcriptional regulator produces the protein MLNLKNESLNVIFVDDEKAELEAYKFLLESMGIKNITTVQDSRNVMSCLKDIYFPIIFLDLSMPHKSGIEVLKEIKEEMPHVPVIICTAYSEIETAVECIKLGAHDYLVKPISLNSFGSALRNAIEIASLRNEVLSLKGVNFNSKLNNPEVFKNIVTKDEKMLNIFKYTETIATTGQPVLILGETGTGKELLAKSVHNLSRLEGDFVAVNLSGLDDTLFSDAIFGHVKGAYTGADKDRKGLIEKAAYGTLFLDEIGDLSESSQVKLLRLIQEGTYYPLGSDTPRYSKARIISAANKEINQLVGNGKNIRKDLYYRLSTHLIKVPPLRKRKNDIPLLISFLAEEAAKSMDRTVPKISKDFIDFMTVQNFEGNIRELKTYIYDAVAMCTDDTIKLELISDRLSEDLILNLSDKNVPDPMFLERIFGSFPTLKEVSNYTVSAALAYTNNNQNQAAKLLGISKQALSKRVRQ, from the coding sequence ATGCTGAATTTAAAAAATGAAAGTTTGAATGTTATTTTTGTTGACGATGAAAAAGCTGAGTTGGAAGCGTATAAGTTTTTATTGGAATCTATGGGTATAAAAAATATTACGACTGTGCAGGATAGCAGAAATGTCATGAGTTGTCTGAAAGATATATATTTTCCAATAATTTTCCTTGATTTAAGTATGCCTCATAAGTCAGGTATAGAAGTACTTAAAGAAATAAAAGAAGAAATGCCTCATGTTCCTGTTATTATTTGTACTGCTTACTCTGAGATTGAAACGGCCGTAGAGTGTATTAAGCTTGGAGCACATGATTATCTTGTAAAACCAATAAGTTTAAACAGTTTCGGCTCAGCACTAAGAAATGCTATTGAAATTGCTTCTCTCAGAAATGAAGTTCTGTCGCTGAAAGGAGTTAATTTTAATTCAAAACTTAATAATCCTGAAGTATTTAAAAATATAGTTACAAAAGATGAGAAGATGCTTAATATCTTTAAATATACTGAAACCATAGCAACTACAGGCCAACCGGTTTTGATTTTGGGAGAAACAGGAACAGGCAAAGAATTACTTGCCAAATCAGTTCATAACCTAAGCAGATTGGAAGGAGATTTTGTCGCTGTCAATTTATCCGGTTTGGATGATACTCTATTCTCAGATGCAATTTTCGGGCACGTTAAAGGTGCATACACGGGAGCTGACAAAGACCGCAAAGGTTTAATTGAGAAAGCTGCATATGGTACTCTATTTCTTGACGAAATTGGGGATCTTTCTGAATCCTCTCAAGTGAAATTGCTCAGACTGATTCAAGAAGGTACATATTATCCTTTGGGATCGGATACACCGAGATACAGCAAAGCCCGTATTATTTCTGCAGCAAATAAAGAAATAAATCAATTGGTTGGCAACGGTAAAAACATCAGAAAAGACCTTTATTACAGATTGAGCACTCATTTAATAAAAGTTCCGCCGTTGAGGAAAAGAAAAAATGATATACCTCTGTTAATATCATTTTTAGCAGAAGAGGCAGCAAAAAGTATGGATCGTACAGTACCGAAAATTTCAAAAGATTTTATTGATTTTATGACAGTTCAAAATTTTGAAGGGAACATTAGAGAGTTAAAAACTTATATTTATGATGCTGTAGCAATGTGCACAGACGATACCATTAAGCTTGAATTAATATCAGATAGGCTTTCTGAGGATCTAATACTCAATCTGTCTGATAAAAATGTTCCTGACCCTATGTTTTTGGAGAGAATTTTTGGAAGCTTTCCCACTCTAAAGGAAGTTTCAAATTACACAGTTAGTGCAGCTCTTGCATATACAAACAATAATCAAAATCAGGCTGCGAAACTTTTGGGTATTTCCAAGCAGGCTTTAAGCAAAAGAGTAAGACAGTAA